A stretch of DNA from Acidimicrobiia bacterium:
CCCCGCGCCACGCAGCGCGTCCTTCGCCGCCTGCGTGAGGATGTTCGTGTCGACGATCCCGGGGTTCACCGTGTTCACGGTGATGTTCTTCGCGACGAGCGTCGGCGCGGCGGAGCGGACCAGGCCGACGACCGCGTGCTTGCTCGCGTCGTACACGGGATCCGGAGGGAACGGGATGATGCCCGCGAGCGACGACGTCGCGACGATCGCGCCGCCGCGCGCTTCCATCGCGCGGATCGCGGCGCGCAGCCCGAAGACGACACCGTCGACGTTCACGCGCATGAGCCGGTGGTAATCGTCGTCGACGAGCGTGGTGAGATCCGCGACGCCGATCGAGATGCCCGCGTTGAGGAACGCGATGTCGACCACATCGAACGTCTCGACGCACGCGCCGAACGCGGCGTTCACCTCGGTCGAGTTGCCCATGTCGGCGACGAAGAAGGAACCGCCGACTTCCTCGGCGACCGCGCGGGCCGATGCCTCGTCGCGGTCGACGACGAAGACGCGTGCGCCCGCGTCCGCGAGCCGGCGGCAGGTTGCCCGGCCGATGCCGGAACCCCCGCCCGTGATCAGCGCGACCTTGCCGTCGAGGCGGCCGTCGGCGCTCATGCGGCTCCGACCGCCGGCGCTCGATCCGATGGACGCCCCATCATTCGTGCGCTGACCGCGCCTCCGGTCTGCGCCTGGCCGCTCACGGGTTCAAGATGACGAGGCGCGACTCCGTCATCTCCTCCACCGCGTATCGCGGGCCCTCGCGTGTGTTCCCGCTGTCGCGCAGGCCGCCGTACGGCTGCTGGTCGGCGCGGAACGTCGGCACCTCGTTCACGAGCACGCCGCCGTAGTCGAGCGTGCGCGCGGCACGCAGCGCGGCGTCGAGCTCGCGCGTGAAGACCGCGGCTTGGAGGCCGTAGCGCGAGTCGTTCGCGAGGCGCAGGGCCTCGCCGTAGTCGGTGTAGGTCGCGACGCCGACCACCGGGCCGAACACCTCGCCCGCGCACACCTTCATCTCCGGCGTCACGTGCGTGAGGACCGTCGGCCGGAGCACGCCGTCCTCGCCGATCTTGCCGCCGCACGCGAGCTGCGCGCCCTGGCTCAGCGCTTCCTCGACCCACGACGCGACGCGGTCGCGCTCGCCCGCCGAGATCAACGCCGACACGTCGGTCGCCTCGTCGAGCGGGTCACCGACGTTCAGCGCCTCGACCAACGGGGTGAGCGCGTCGAGGAAACGATCGCCGATCGACTCGTGCACGTAGATGCGCTGCGTCGAGATGCACGACTGGCCCGCGTGACTGAAGCCCGCGACCGAGACCTTCTTCGCGGCGGTCTCGAAGTCGGCGGAGGGCTCGAGGATCAGCGGCGCGTTGTTGCCGAGCT
This window harbors:
- a CDS encoding SDR family oxidoreductase; translated protein: MSADGRLDGKVALITGGGSGIGRATCRRLADAGARVFVVDRDEASARAVAEEVGGSFFVADMGNSTEVNAAFGACVETFDVVDIAFLNAGISIGVADLTTLVDDDYHRLMRVNVDGVVFGLRAAIRAMEARGGAIVATSSLAGIIPFPPDPVYDASKHAVVGLVRSAAPTLVAKNITVNTVNPGIVDTNILTQAAKDALRGAGFPIMEPSQIADAVHGLVTSGVTGQCWVCQPGREAVPYAFRDVPGPRGGGTEGRRMPAFAADEESWATRS